A window of the Leptospira brenneri genome harbors these coding sequences:
- a CDS encoding SPFH domain-containing protein, whose protein sequence is MALIDRIKFEGSPNEIVWKYPSDEISTAGQLVVDENQEAIFFKEGKALDTFGPGTHTLKTGNIPILEALVNLPFGGKTPFTAEVYYVNKAIFAMKWGTNTPIPLEDPKYKIVLNIRAFGDYKFRIKDSRSFLLNVVKGGNRTTNESIDEFLKPNIVRGIGDFISEVILNNNTSVVEINKFRDESSTAGRVKLAPEFEKYGIDLTEFNVSSVNFDQNDPNYQRIQKIITDKFEIDMLGDKYQQKKMFDIGQAAAENEGQGGGAMGAGMGMGMGMNMGQMMGNMMNQGGGQQGAAPAANDPAARIAKLKGLLDQGLINAEEFEAKKKEILSSL, encoded by the coding sequence ATGGCACTAATAGATAGAATTAAATTTGAAGGTAGTCCGAATGAAATCGTTTGGAAATATCCATCGGATGAAATTAGCACGGCAGGACAACTTGTCGTGGATGAAAACCAAGAAGCAATCTTTTTCAAAGAAGGTAAAGCTTTGGATACTTTTGGGCCAGGAACTCATACCTTAAAAACGGGAAACATTCCAATACTTGAAGCTCTCGTCAATCTTCCGTTTGGTGGTAAAACTCCCTTTACCGCAGAAGTATATTATGTAAACAAAGCCATCTTTGCTATGAAATGGGGAACAAATACCCCCATTCCTTTGGAAGATCCTAAATACAAAATTGTTTTAAACATTCGAGCATTTGGAGATTATAAATTTCGAATCAAAGATTCCAGATCTTTTTTACTAAATGTGGTTAAGGGTGGAAATCGAACTACAAACGAGTCCATTGATGAGTTTTTAAAACCAAATATTGTTCGTGGGATTGGAGATTTTATTTCGGAAGTCATTTTAAACAACAATACTTCCGTTGTAGAAATCAATAAATTCAGGGACGAAAGTTCGACTGCAGGCCGGGTCAAACTAGCTCCTGAATTTGAAAAATATGGCATCGACTTAACCGAGTTTAACGTCTCTTCGGTGAACTTTGATCAAAATGATCCCAACTACCAACGAATCCAAAAAATCATCACTGATAAATTTGAAATCGATATGCTCGGAGACAAATACCAACAAAAGAAAATGTTCGATATCGGACAAGCGGCCGCAGAGAATGAAGGTCAAGGTGGCGGAGCTATGGGTGCCGGAATGGGCATGGGAATGGGGATGAATATGGGCCAAATGATGGGTAATATGATGAACCAAGGGGGAGGCCAACAAGGAGCGGCGCCAGCTGCAAACGACCCAGCAGCAAGAATCGCCAAATTAAAGGGACTACTCGACCAGGGCCTTATCAACGCGGAAGAATTCGAAGCCAAAAAAAAGGAAATTCTATCTTCATTATGA
- a CDS encoding LIMLP_15305 family protein translates to MDQTWLKTTLERFKNEQDPIRKFLKETKLFEEALANQEFEKTDLLIRKELGGILDSFKESFRKLEEGFVAKAQIQNIGKTNPATTLLDRIIMKVGSAGYGLNGLGTGVKATPEEIEKLLNHDFSMLEKVGTLQKEILETLPTSFVTNPEAAIESISKLLLDFETTFESRNSIFLK, encoded by the coding sequence ATGGACCAAACCTGGTTAAAAACAACATTAGAAAGATTTAAGAACGAACAAGATCCCATTCGAAAGTTTTTAAAGGAAACCAAATTATTTGAAGAAGCTCTAGCGAACCAAGAATTTGAAAAAACTGACCTTCTCATTCGTAAGGAACTGGGAGGAATTCTTGACTCTTTTAAAGAAAGTTTTCGTAAACTGGAAGAAGGTTTTGTGGCAAAAGCACAAATCCAAAATATCGGAAAAACAAATCCGGCAACCACACTACTGGATCGTATCATTATGAAAGTTGGTTCAGCAGGTTATGGACTCAATGGACTTGGTACTGGCGTCAAAGCCACACCGGAGGAAATCGAAAAACTATTAAACCATGACTTTTCGATGTTAGAAAAAGTCGGAACCTTACAAAAAGAAATTTTGGAAACATTACCAACCTCTTTTGTTACAAACCCAGAAGCAGCGATCGAATCCATAAGCAAATTACTTTTAGATTTCGAAACAACGTTTGAATCAAGGAACTCAATCTTTTTAAAATAA
- a CDS encoding zinc ribbon domain-containing protein has protein sequence MVAMAEEKIYEMLWDCEFCGSKKLLGKTHRHCPNCGATQDPTRRYFPNDADKVAVQDHVYYGVDKVCPFCQTPNGAKATFCGNCGGSLDGAQNVKLRSDQDGLTEDSVQKAKEDLAFANSEFIKPHPKTPKWVLWLLGSILFGGIGFVCLGVLWTEKVELQITHHEWSRTIAIDQFKPVSESEWCDSMPMGAYSVSRSQQIRSYNSIADGEDCHTVRSDRGDGTFSESESCTTRYRKEPVYDDHCSYRIDKWAFDRNAVAKGFGTTQEPYWPSPQIRECTSTSIGCERLGNKTEKYMVYFTESSGETKGEKHDCEFDQTKWKSLAPKAIYQSEKSVIFNYITCDTIQTLEGSLTEE, from the coding sequence TTGGTTGCGATGGCAGAAGAAAAAATCTATGAAATGCTTTGGGACTGCGAATTTTGTGGTTCGAAAAAGTTACTTGGGAAAACACATCGACATTGTCCAAATTGTGGGGCCACTCAAGATCCTACACGCCGATACTTTCCCAATGATGCGGACAAAGTCGCAGTCCAAGACCATGTCTACTATGGGGTCGATAAGGTTTGCCCCTTTTGCCAAACTCCCAATGGTGCCAAAGCTACTTTTTGTGGAAACTGCGGTGGCTCACTCGACGGCGCACAAAACGTAAAACTCAGGTCCGACCAGGACGGACTCACCGAAGACTCAGTCCAAAAGGCAAAAGAAGATTTGGCTTTTGCCAATTCTGAATTCATTAAACCCCATCCCAAAACTCCTAAATGGGTGTTGTGGTTACTCGGTTCCATCCTCTTCGGTGGGATTGGATTTGTTTGCCTCGGAGTTTTATGGACAGAAAAAGTAGAATTACAAATCACACATCATGAATGGTCACGAACGATCGCCATAGACCAGTTCAAACCAGTTTCTGAATCAGAATGGTGTGATTCCATGCCTATGGGTGCATACAGTGTGTCGAGAAGTCAGCAAATCCGAAGTTATAATAGTATCGCTGATGGAGAGGATTGCCATACAGTTCGTTCGGATAGAGGAGATGGTACTTTTTCCGAAAGCGAAAGTTGTACAACAAGATACAGAAAAGAACCAGTTTATGATGATCATTGTAGTTATCGTATTGATAAATGGGCCTTTGATCGAAACGCAGTAGCAAAAGGATTTGGAACGACTCAAGAACCTTATTGGCCTAGTCCACAAATTCGTGAATGCACGAGCACTTCTATTGGTTGTGAACGATTAGGAAACAAAACAGAAAAGTATATGGTTTATTTTACAGAATCTAGCGGTGAAACCAAAGGAGAAAAACATGATTGTGAATTTGACCAAACAAAGTGGAAATCACTAGCTCCTAAAGCGATTTACCAATCAGAAAAAAGTGTCATATTTAATTACATTACTTGCGACACCATACAAACGTTAGAAGGAAGTTTAACAGAGGAATAA
- a CDS encoding DUF1553 domain-containing protein, whose product MRLVLNLVRDFRYLFLSIVFLIFAVGYVFSRPKQNVVHPLDSLYLKLSPNTAKTDRRISFRRLSLHLRGVIPSVTEWKELDTLPQDQSLESFAVSFLKQPEFAEYWGTKVTSMLRDKSKGRKIPTGAFFQYVAGSLHKNKPYDQFVKEMLISTGTVKESPATLFYIRDGADPLQTAEYVGRLFYAKRVACARCHDHPYISDFTRRDYYALAAFFSQQFFRDGTWEADRYGKSFSYVPRELEIHLPMEDQKIIQDKNNEWNRDNWNKWTDEQRKDYQKKHEVEYATLYYQPKLGLRFPHTDDAPGGDLVRPKFLDGKEAKLKPGEDRRKAFADWLTNKSNDRFRKVIINRVWTELMGWSFFTPLDDWNEDTVVTGEEILNHLDSYFLANNLKLKELILYIVTSNAYHRSLTSNGSDQDPIRYFSPKRLDSDQLLNSLIRISDSQKISNIRERNLSWFTGLMDQKPYDLTGTGTIRYPEDNLKEFSNAVEVERPAPYHSILSVFGSGPRVDISDDVDELTIEQMLTLMNGRVVGKLVWDFGNKDSLVKQEFDQLKSMDLTIGNLYYRLLGRSPSIGEKEKIKSLKTKADTVFDKDLLQDIFWALINSQEFQHTN is encoded by the coding sequence ATGAGATTGGTACTAAATCTAGTTCGTGATTTTCGTTATTTGTTTCTTTCGATTGTCTTTCTGATTTTTGCGGTTGGTTATGTTTTCTCTCGTCCAAAACAGAATGTAGTTCATCCGTTAGATTCTTTGTATTTGAAATTATCACCTAATACAGCAAAGACGGATAGAAGGATTTCTTTTCGAAGACTTTCTCTTCATTTGCGGGGTGTGATTCCTAGTGTGACTGAATGGAAAGAATTGGATACTCTTCCACAAGACCAAAGTTTAGAATCGTTTGCAGTCAGTTTTTTAAAACAACCAGAATTTGCAGAATACTGGGGAACGAAGGTCACATCCATGTTACGCGACAAATCCAAAGGACGTAAAATTCCAACTGGTGCCTTCTTTCAATACGTTGCTGGTTCTCTTCATAAAAACAAACCTTATGACCAATTTGTGAAAGAAATGTTAATCTCTACTGGGACAGTGAAGGAATCTCCCGCTACTTTATTTTACATTCGGGATGGGGCCGATCCTTTACAAACAGCCGAATATGTGGGAAGACTTTTTTATGCAAAACGCGTAGCATGTGCTAGGTGCCATGACCATCCGTATATATCTGATTTTACGAGAAGGGATTATTATGCCCTTGCTGCCTTTTTTAGCCAACAATTCTTTCGAGATGGGACTTGGGAGGCTGATCGATATGGAAAGTCATTTAGTTATGTTCCGAGAGAATTAGAAATCCATCTTCCTATGGAAGATCAAAAAATCATCCAAGATAAAAATAACGAATGGAATCGCGACAATTGGAACAAATGGACGGATGAACAAAGAAAGGACTACCAAAAGAAACATGAAGTTGAGTATGCCACTCTTTACTACCAACCTAAACTTGGACTTCGTTTTCCTCATACTGATGATGCACCAGGAGGTGACTTGGTTCGTCCTAAATTTTTAGATGGGAAAGAAGCTAAACTAAAACCAGGAGAAGACAGAAGAAAAGCCTTTGCTGATTGGTTGACAAATAAATCCAATGACCGGTTTCGCAAAGTCATCATCAATCGTGTTTGGACAGAACTCATGGGTTGGAGTTTTTTCACTCCACTCGATGATTGGAATGAAGACACTGTGGTGACAGGGGAAGAGATCTTAAATCATTTGGATTCTTATTTTTTGGCAAACAATCTCAAACTAAAAGAACTCATTTTGTACATTGTGACATCGAATGCATATCATCGTTCCCTCACTAGTAATGGCTCCGACCAAGATCCCATTCGTTATTTTTCTCCCAAACGATTGGACAGTGACCAACTTCTCAATTCTCTCATTCGAATTTCTGATTCGCAAAAGATCAGCAATATCCGAGAAAGAAATTTATCTTGGTTTACGGGGCTTATGGATCAAAAGCCCTATGACCTGACAGGGACTGGTACCATTCGATATCCTGAGGATAATTTGAAGGAATTTTCGAATGCAGTCGAAGTCGAAAGACCGGCACCATACCACAGCATTCTATCAGTATTTGGTTCTGGCCCAAGAGTGGACATTTCTGATGATGTGGATGAACTTACCATAGAACAAATGTTAACACTAATGAATGGACGTGTAGTAGGGAAACTTGTTTGGGATTTTGGTAACAAGGATTCTTTAGTAAAACAAGAGTTTGACCAACTGAAATCAATGGATTTAACGATTGGTAATCTCTACTACCGACTGCTCGGACGTTCTCCTTCTATAGGTGAAAAGGAAAAAATCAAATCTCTGAAAACCAAAGCAGATACGGTATTTGACAAAGACCTTCTACAAGATATTTTCTGGGCTCTTATCAATAGCCAAGAATTCCAACATACCAATTAA
- a CDS encoding DUF1501 domain-containing protein, translating into MDRKEFLKKSIFSLGLSPFLFSSNPFSKLHAEEEEESITLPSKVKSVIFIEMMGGMSHVDTLDPKPNSAFGKINSSISGLSVLEPFSLTAKQLHSIGIVRSTWSEEGDHGFAQMLLGTGYRMTEAMGFPDIPHFGAVIAYAKKSKVKSSYFPSYVTIGGRGSKIGNSGFLGIDYSGYHVGNVDEPIQHLNPSYGKFTEDRILRRKDLVSFMNEEFAKTYPTKESKHWKNMLIAAEEFRNSKNIDSFRISLEDEKTRARYGTTWQGKAMLLAKRLAAEEVPFIHISIGGWDTHTGNKAQITKIMKETDMGIAALLEDLNNTGFIKQTLFVLTSEFGRTPDVGARDGRDHHPKVWSTLLGGGPFAKGYVLGETDETGSKPVKPNEALHVRDLVATIYKAAGVDPDASLTNSFGRPFLLTTKKAKVYEDLF; encoded by the coding sequence ATGGATCGCAAAGAATTTTTAAAAAAATCAATTTTCAGTTTAGGACTTAGTCCATTTTTATTTTCCTCAAATCCTTTTAGTAAATTACATGCGGAAGAAGAAGAGGAGTCCATCACTCTTCCTTCTAAAGTAAAATCAGTTATCTTTATCGAAATGATGGGTGGGATGAGTCATGTGGATACTTTGGATCCCAAACCCAATAGTGCTTTTGGAAAGATAAATTCTAGTATTTCTGGGCTTTCGGTTTTGGAACCTTTTTCTCTCACCGCCAAACAATTGCATTCGATTGGTATCGTTCGATCTACTTGGAGTGAAGAAGGGGATCATGGATTTGCCCAAATGTTACTGGGAACGGGATACCGAATGACAGAGGCAATGGGATTTCCAGACATACCCCATTTTGGAGCGGTCATTGCGTATGCAAAAAAATCTAAAGTAAAGTCATCGTACTTCCCAAGTTATGTGACAATTGGTGGTAGAGGTAGTAAAATCGGAAACTCTGGGTTTTTAGGAATTGATTATTCGGGGTATCATGTAGGGAATGTGGATGAACCCATCCAACATTTAAATCCTTCTTATGGAAAGTTTACAGAAGATCGTATCCTACGAAGAAAAGATTTAGTTTCTTTTATGAACGAAGAGTTTGCAAAAACTTATCCCACAAAAGAATCCAAACATTGGAAAAATATGCTCATAGCAGCAGAAGAATTTCGAAATTCCAAAAACATCGATAGCTTCCGAATCAGTTTGGAAGATGAAAAAACAAGGGCTCGGTATGGAACCACTTGGCAAGGGAAAGCGATGTTACTTGCAAAACGACTCGCCGCCGAGGAAGTTCCTTTCATTCATATCTCTATCGGTGGTTGGGACACTCATACTGGAAACAAAGCACAGATTACCAAAATTATGAAAGAAACTGATATGGGGATTGCCGCTTTATTAGAAGATTTAAACAACACTGGTTTCATTAAACAAACGTTATTTGTATTAACCAGCGAATTTGGCAGAACACCTGATGTGGGAGCCAGAGATGGTCGTGACCACCATCCTAAAGTTTGGTCTACCTTACTTGGCGGTGGACCCTTTGCGAAAGGATATGTTTTGGGAGAAACAGATGAAACAGGATCTAAACCAGTAAAACCGAATGAAGCTCTTCATGTTCGTGATTTGGTTGCCACGATTTACAAAGCAGCAGGTGTTGATCCAGATGCCTCACTTACAAATTCCTTTGGTCGTCCCTTTTTATTAACGACTAAGAAAGCCAAAGTGTATGAAGATTTATTCTAG
- a CDS encoding porin, translating into MLREIPHSFQAVLLLWSIYLLPLVLRAEEKPEPKVESNSNPTSPQSAPAQQTTVTPENKSNWETGLGKGIRATSTDGKHNIQLRFRSQIQGNQSFQLDPSEDTTNFLVRRTRLQLKAGLFNDTWLVNLQMGFAERDMESQRRNTLRDANIIYNQYRDVKVAFGQMKVPFSRQRWNSSSALQTVDRSSVTAEFNLDRDVGTYLFSEDLFGNKRMFAYYVGVFGGQGRNRVERQTPGVLTVARFIFSPFGGMSKSGSDNDWLSEGDFARYKEPKLSLGVSGAYNKNSDRALSTHGTEYTFAKFNYSHAAGDVYFKWMGFSFQYEWLWRRANTAYVEKTVGTALSREYSRSGQGHFVQLGYLFPNNYELSFRFGEFRPLGETDPNLKYSREVGGALSYYFAEHNLKWQTDYFYYTGTPTAAEGDHVVRTQIQVFY; encoded by the coding sequence ATGTTGCGAGAAATTCCTCATTCATTCCAAGCAGTCCTCCTCCTTTGGAGTATTTATCTGCTCCCTCTCGTACTGAGAGCTGAAGAAAAACCAGAACCAAAAGTAGAATCCAATTCCAATCCGACAAGTCCACAATCGGCACCTGCCCAACAAACCACGGTGACTCCAGAAAATAAGTCCAATTGGGAAACAGGACTTGGGAAAGGAATTCGTGCCACCTCGACAGATGGAAAACACAATATCCAACTTAGATTCCGATCCCAAATCCAAGGAAACCAAAGTTTTCAGTTGGACCCATCGGAGGACACCACCAATTTCCTCGTCCGTCGCACAAGGTTACAACTCAAAGCTGGTCTCTTCAACGATACTTGGCTTGTGAATTTGCAAATGGGATTTGCAGAACGAGATATGGAAAGCCAAAGAAGGAACACTTTACGAGATGCAAATATAATCTATAACCAATATCGCGACGTGAAAGTTGCCTTTGGGCAAATGAAAGTTCCTTTTAGTAGACAACGGTGGAATTCTTCTAGTGCTCTACAAACTGTCGATCGCTCTTCTGTCACTGCCGAGTTTAATTTAGACAGGGATGTGGGAACCTATCTTTTTTCAGAAGATTTATTTGGCAACAAACGAATGTTTGCTTATTATGTTGGTGTTTTTGGGGGACAGGGAAGGAACAGAGTCGAAAGACAAACTCCTGGAGTGTTGACTGTTGCAAGATTTATATTCTCTCCTTTTGGAGGAATGTCAAAATCAGGGTCTGATAACGATTGGCTCTCTGAAGGTGACTTTGCACGTTACAAAGAACCAAAACTATCTTTGGGTGTTTCAGGAGCTTATAACAAAAACTCTGATCGCGCATTAAGCACTCACGGAACAGAATATACTTTTGCAAAATTCAATTATAGTCATGCCGCTGGGGATGTTTATTTTAAATGGATGGGTTTTTCTTTTCAATATGAATGGTTGTGGAGAAGAGCAAACACTGCTTATGTGGAAAAGACAGTGGGTACTGCACTATCAAGAGAGTATTCAAGAAGTGGGCAAGGTCATTTTGTCCAATTAGGGTATTTGTTTCCCAATAATTATGAACTTAGTTTTCGCTTTGGAGAATTCCGACCCTTGGGAGAAACCGATCCTAATTTGAAATATTCCCGAGAAGTAGGAGGAGCACTCTCCTACTACTTTGCAGAACATAATTTAAAATGGCAAACAGACTACTTTTATTATACAGGCACTCCCACAGCTGCAGAGGGAGACCATGTAGTTCGAACACAAATACAGGTATTCTATTAA
- the gmd gene encoding GDP-mannose 4,6-dehydratase, with translation MKKALITGITGQDGSYLAELLLKKGYEVHGIVRRTSLFNRNRIEHLHGDSSLHLHYGDMTDSSNLNRILEKIQPVEIYNLAAQSHVQVSFEVPEYTAEVDAVGTLRILDAIKQTGINTRFYQASTSELYGLVQEVPQTEKTPFYPRSPYAVAKLYAYWAVVNYREAYNLHASNGILFNHESPRRGETFVTRKITLGVSAVKAGKLPFITMGNIDSKRDWGYAPDYVEMMWMMLQQDKADDYVVATNETHTVREFIEESYKIAGFEVVWEGKEDKEVGKDKKTGQVLVKIDPKYYRPTEVELLIGNPEKAKRQLGWEPKVKFKELVKIMMEADLKDQGF, from the coding sequence ATGAAAAAAGCGCTAATCACCGGAATCACGGGCCAAGACGGTTCCTACCTGGCAGAACTCCTCCTCAAAAAAGGGTACGAGGTCCATGGAATTGTTCGCAGAACGAGTCTTTTCAATCGCAATCGCATTGAACATCTGCATGGGGACTCTAGTCTCCACCTTCATTATGGAGATATGACTGATTCCTCTAACTTAAACCGTATTTTAGAAAAAATCCAACCTGTTGAAATCTATAACCTAGCTGCTCAGTCACATGTACAAGTTTCCTTCGAGGTTCCTGAATACACTGCGGAAGTAGATGCAGTGGGAACGTTACGAATTTTAGATGCGATCAAACAAACAGGGATCAACACTCGTTTTTACCAAGCCTCTACATCGGAACTTTACGGCCTTGTCCAAGAAGTTCCACAAACAGAAAAAACTCCGTTTTATCCACGTTCCCCTTATGCAGTGGCTAAACTTTATGCATATTGGGCTGTGGTGAATTATAGAGAAGCGTACAATTTGCACGCATCAAATGGAATTTTATTCAATCATGAATCTCCAAGACGTGGTGAAACCTTTGTGACTAGAAAAATCACTCTGGGTGTGTCTGCTGTCAAAGCGGGGAAACTTCCTTTTATTACGATGGGAAACATTGATTCTAAACGTGACTGGGGTTATGCACCGGACTATGTAGAAATGATGTGGATGATGTTGCAACAAGACAAAGCAGATGACTATGTGGTAGCAACCAATGAAACACATACAGTTCGTGAGTTTATTGAAGAATCATATAAAATTGCGGGATTTGAAGTCGTTTGGGAAGGCAAAGAAGATAAGGAAGTTGGTAAGGACAAAAAAACTGGCCAAGTTCTGGTTAAAATTGATCCAAAATACTACAGACCAACAGAAGTAGAACTTCTCATTGGAAATCCAGAAAAAGCTAAACGTCAGTTAGGTTGGGAACCAAAAGTGAAGTTTAAAGAGTTGGTGAAAATTATGATGGAAGCCGACTTAAAAGACCAAGGTTTTTAA
- a CDS encoding STAS domain-containing protein translates to MSDKILVEEKGNTIRVRFMDQILDGNAPELREILAEILEKNVQEIFLDLEKVVIVSSLGISRLLSFKNKADEKKMTVKIVNIQEKLKETLKKLMLDQFFGL, encoded by the coding sequence ATGAGTGATAAGATACTAGTGGAAGAAAAGGGGAACACGATCCGTGTTCGTTTTATGGATCAGATTCTGGATGGAAATGCTCCAGAACTTCGAGAGATTCTGGCAGAAATTTTAGAAAAGAACGTTCAGGAAATCTTTCTGGATTTAGAAAAAGTGGTGATTGTTAGTTCTCTCGGAATCTCCCGTTTGCTTTCTTTCAAAAACAAAGCTGATGAAAAGAAAATGACAGTGAAGATTGTCAATATCCAAGAAAAACTAAAGGAAACATTGAAGAAGTTGATGTTGGATCAGTTTTTCGGCCTGTAA
- a CDS encoding Crp/Fnr family transcriptional regulator → MSFFQMVTFPANSYIIVEGKKDANNFYIIREGKVRVTRETAVVGEDPNQVLGPGDFFGVVAAMSQHPQIESATSLTNVSLISVSYDQFGTLIQKSTAVAMNIIRFFSMKLRQFDTTITRLSFRNAVEEDPNELFKIGEYYFQQQNTSHATFAYQSYLKHLPNGQFVPQAKLRLQTINQPFQAPPIDYNKFNRNYKDSEMIFCEHEPGKELFILQSGKVKISKIVNQNEVMLAVLQAGDIFGEMAILDNKPRSASAVAAGDVELLAINKANFEGMVKAQPQLATRLITLLSERIWIAYKQLANLLLKDPQGRIVDTLMTLAEKNRIKVTPKQAYNFEIGTKDLLKMVGLTDPKDELIVSDIMKNNKFIRMDLGKIVCTDMAELEKLVQFYHKKANMENKLKKLK, encoded by the coding sequence ATGTCGTTTTTTCAAATGGTTACTTTCCCAGCGAACTCCTACATCATTGTAGAGGGGAAAAAGGATGCGAACAATTTCTATATCATCCGTGAGGGTAAAGTACGTGTCACTCGTGAGACTGCTGTTGTGGGAGAAGATCCAAACCAAGTTTTAGGACCTGGTGACTTTTTTGGTGTGGTTGCTGCTATGAGCCAACACCCTCAAATTGAATCTGCCACTTCTCTTACCAATGTTTCTTTAATTTCCGTCAGTTACGACCAATTTGGAACCTTAATCCAAAAGTCTACTGCTGTTGCGATGAATATCATTCGTTTCTTCTCTATGAAGTTACGCCAATTTGATACCACCATCACTCGACTTTCTTTTCGTAATGCCGTCGAAGAAGATCCAAACGAACTCTTTAAAATTGGTGAATATTACTTCCAACAGCAAAATACATCTCATGCTACCTTTGCTTACCAAAGTTATTTAAAACACCTTCCGAATGGACAGTTTGTACCGCAGGCAAAACTGCGTTTGCAGACCATCAACCAACCATTCCAAGCACCTCCTATCGATTACAATAAATTCAATCGTAACTATAAAGATAGTGAGATGATCTTTTGTGAACATGAACCAGGTAAGGAATTGTTCATCTTACAAAGTGGAAAAGTTAAAATTTCCAAAATCGTAAACCAAAACGAGGTCATGCTCGCGGTTCTCCAAGCCGGAGATATTTTTGGAGAGATGGCCATCCTAGACAATAAACCTCGTTCCGCTTCTGCAGTCGCTGCAGGTGATGTGGAACTTCTTGCCATCAACAAAGCCAACTTCGAAGGGATGGTAAAGGCCCAACCGCAACTAGCAACACGACTCATCACTCTCCTTTCTGAGAGGATTTGGATTGCCTATAAACAATTAGCGAACTTACTTTTAAAAGATCCACAAGGCCGCATAGTAGATACACTAATGACCTTGGCAGAAAAAAACCGAATCAAAGTAACTCCCAAACAAGCTTACAATTTTGAAATTGGAACCAAGGACCTCCTCAAAATGGTGGGTCTTACAGATCCAAAAGATGAACTCATTGTCTCTGATATCATGAAGAACAATAAATTTATTCGTATGGATCTTGGAAAAATTGTTTGTACCGACATGGCAGAACTAGAAAAACTCGTCCAATTCTATCATAAAAAGGCTAACATGGAGAATAAGCTCAAGAAGCTGAAATAA
- a CDS encoding tetratricopeptide repeat protein, whose translation MRQNSFIWKFWNLGLFAFGILISMGLVPLFAERSISQIFADERTKQGDVLHKKAKEFLEDRNHWQSVESCKSFLILYPGHPKTREVRKTLSSNYRMTGDILALAENELKIYKEYPNTEEGLESYLISGKAYVRMGREDKAYQIFQDIIKNTYSSKIAQEAELELTQMEILGESKNK comes from the coding sequence ATGAGACAGAATTCTTTCATCTGGAAATTTTGGAATTTGGGCCTTTTTGCCTTTGGGATCTTGATCTCCATGGGACTCGTCCCTCTCTTTGCAGAACGTTCCATCAGCCAAATTTTTGCAGACGAACGAACCAAACAAGGAGACGTTCTCCACAAAAAGGCCAAAGAATTTTTGGAAGACCGAAACCATTGGCAATCGGTGGAATCCTGTAAAAGCTTTTTGATCCTGTATCCAGGCCATCCCAAAACACGAGAAGTGAGAAAAACCTTAAGTTCGAACTACCGAATGACGGGAGATATTTTAGCCCTTGCTGAAAATGAACTCAAAATTTATAAAGAATATCCCAATACAGAAGAAGGACTCGAATCCTACTTAATTTCTGGGAAAGCTTACGTACGTATGGGCCGGGAAGACAAAGCCTATCAGATTTTTCAGGACATTATCAAAAATACGTATTCTAGTAAAATTGCACAAGAAGCGGAATTAGAACTGACTCAGATGGAAATTTTAGGAGAGAGTAAAAATAAGTAA